The sequence below is a genomic window from Candidatus Poribacteria bacterium.
GTTGAATAGTATTGATTTTCATCATATCTGGCTCACCTGTCCACTCATCCATGAAGAATTTTTTGAATTCAATGGCAATCGCACAACCAGAGTTTGGAAAGGATTCATGAATCCATCGTGCGAACTGTCCACCTCGGAATTTGATATTTTCTCTGACATCAAGGTGTCTGCCCATAAAGTCGAAATTCCGAAGATCTTCCATGAAACGCTGAATCAAGGGTCCCCATTTCTGACGATCCATGTTTCCGGTACCGATGTTCACCTCTGGATTACCTTCTGCATCTGCTGGCGGGGCACTGGGTCCCTCGCGCCGATGATTGTATGAATGTAAATCGAAAACAACAAAATGCTTAAAGTGCTGTGCCACATCTGTCAATAGACTTCGGACTTCCGAATAGAAAGCATCGTATCCTGCTAAGGATCTGCGGATCAGCTGTTCATCCGGACGCTCCTTCCAAACATGAAGCCCCCAGGCATCCTCCGGTTTAATATAAACGGCTTTCTCACGAGGACGGTTCAGATCTACCTCAAAGCGGGAGTGCGAACCTATAATCCGTGTTTCTGCAACCTCAGTCCAGATAGCAGTAAATGGGTCTTCTTCTCGGAGCCGTTCTGCCTCGGTTAAAGCCAGAATTCTCGACACTTCCTCACGGACGTGATGCCCATCATGAATTGCTGCTGCGACGACGGGACTGTGCCCTTTCGTTATCTTCCATATCGTTGGTGTGCTTACGTCAGTCATGCCACTGTGCCT
It includes:
- a CDS encoding N-formylglutamate amidohydrolase; this translates as MTDVSTPTIWKITKGHSPVVAAAIHDGHHVREEVSRILALTEAERLREEDPFTAIWTEVAETRIIGSHSRFEVDLNRPREKAVYIKPEDAWGLHVWKERPDEQLIRRSLAGYDAFYSEVRSLLTDVAQHFKHFVVFDLHSYNHRREGPSAPPADAEGNPEVNIGTGNMDRQKWGPLIQRFMEDLRNFDFMGRHLDVRENIKFRGGQFARWIHESFPNSGCAIAIEFKKFFMDEWTGEPDMMKINTIQ